Proteins encoded together in one Triticum dicoccoides isolate Atlit2015 ecotype Zavitan chromosome 7B, WEW_v2.0, whole genome shotgun sequence window:
- the LOC119339602 gene encoding 40S ribosomal protein S21-like: protein MQNEVGDMVDLYVPRKCSATNRIITAKDHASVQIIIGHVDENGLYDGRFTTLDGTPSI, encoded by the exons ATGCAGAACGAGGTGGGTGACATGGTGGACCTCTACGTCCCCAGGAAGTG CTCGGCCACCAACAGGATCATCACGGCCAAGGACCACGCCTCTGTCCAGATCATCATTGGTCACGTTGATGAGAATGGCCTCTATGATGGCCGCTTCACCACCTTGGATGGGACTCCATCAATTTAG